One Paraburkholderia aromaticivorans genomic region harbors:
- a CDS encoding PqiC family protein: MMFARLPRPPRGLVRGAVVAGALAGLVALAACSSPSSRFYTLGADSAAGSVAPVSARTSAAPAWLIEVAPIDVPPQVSKNQLVVQTGPTQVQVLEQERWASLPGDEIRRALSTSLTQQLGTIDVYGTAYPDTASVYRVNMNVQRFESWSGSHALIDAVWSVRAVRSTAVMTCRSVVSEPVSGGYDALVEGHRRALQAISTQIASAVQTMAASAPLTKGNSTSKAAVVTVPPCPSSTGGTAAGA; the protein is encoded by the coding sequence ATGATGTTTGCCCGGCTCCCCCGCCCGCCGCGCGGGCTCGTGCGCGGCGCTGTCGTTGCCGGCGCCCTGGCCGGACTCGTGGCGCTGGCGGCGTGCTCATCGCCTTCGAGCCGTTTTTATACGCTGGGTGCCGATAGTGCTGCCGGATCCGTCGCGCCGGTCAGTGCCCGGACCTCGGCCGCGCCGGCGTGGCTGATCGAAGTCGCGCCGATCGACGTGCCGCCGCAGGTGTCGAAGAATCAGCTGGTCGTGCAGACGGGACCGACGCAAGTTCAGGTACTCGAACAGGAGCGCTGGGCGTCCTTGCCCGGCGATGAAATCCGGCGCGCGTTGTCGACGAGTCTGACGCAGCAATTAGGCACAATCGATGTGTACGGCACGGCCTATCCGGATACGGCGTCGGTGTATCGGGTCAATATGAACGTGCAGCGGTTTGAATCATGGTCGGGATCGCATGCGTTGATCGACGCGGTGTGGAGTGTGCGGGCTGTCCGCAGCACGGCGGTGATGACTTGCCGGAGTGTGGTGAGTGAGCCGGTTAGCGGTGGATACGATGCGCTGGTCGAGGGGCATCGGCGGGCGTTGCAGGCAATATCCACGCAGATTGCGTCGGCCGTGCAGACCATGGCGGCTTCAGCTCCGCTGACCAAGGGCAATTCGACCAGCAAGGCCGCGGTGGTGACTGTGCCGCCGTGCCCGTCGAGCACGGGTGGCACGGCGGCCGGCGCCTGA
- a CDS encoding helix-turn-helix transcriptional regulator, whose translation MRRYHRGTVPVLFYKTPTMTRRADRLFQIAELLRGRRLTTAQQLADWLHISLRTVYRDVRDLQLSGVPIEGEAGIGYRLSRTASLPPLTFTADELAALAAGARMLESWGGAGFAGGARGALAKIASAMPADKRATLERLAVFAPSFHIKGDFSAQLDALHRAIDTRHVASFAYVDVNGAATERRVWPLALAYWGARWTLGAWCELRGDFRNFGLEKIQNLQVLEPYPDQEGRRLADLLRHVNAKPR comes from the coding sequence ATGCGGCGCTATCATCGCGGAACTGTCCCCGTCCTCTTCTACAAGACGCCCACGATGACGCGCCGCGCCGACCGCCTGTTCCAGATCGCCGAACTGCTGCGCGGACGGCGACTGACCACCGCGCAACAACTCGCCGACTGGCTGCATATCTCGCTGCGCACGGTTTATCGCGACGTGCGCGATCTGCAACTGTCAGGGGTGCCGATCGAAGGCGAGGCCGGCATCGGTTACCGGCTGAGCCGCACGGCGAGTTTGCCGCCGCTCACCTTCACCGCCGATGAACTGGCCGCGCTCGCCGCGGGCGCGCGCATGCTCGAATCGTGGGGCGGCGCAGGCTTTGCGGGTGGCGCGCGCGGGGCGCTCGCCAAGATCGCCTCGGCCATGCCCGCCGACAAGCGCGCGACACTGGAAAGGCTGGCGGTCTTCGCGCCGTCGTTTCACATCAAAGGGGATTTTTCCGCGCAACTGGACGCGCTGCATCGCGCGATCGATACGCGGCATGTGGCGAGCTTCGCTTACGTCGATGTCAACGGCGCGGCGACCGAGCGCCGTGTCTGGCCGCTCGCCCTAGCTTATTGGGGCGCGCGCTGGACGCTTGGGGCGTGGTGTGAATTGCGCGGCGATTTCCGCAATTTCGGGCTGGAGAAGATCCAGAATCTTCAGGTGCTCGAACCCTATCCGGATCAGGAAGGCAGACGGCTCGCGGATTTGTTGCGGCATGTGAATGCGAAGCCGCGATAG
- a CDS encoding THUMP domain-containing class I SAM-dependent RNA methyltransferase has translation MSFDFFLPCPRGLEASLAAELAEIAASHLNGAPFTAGAQVPGGVHFRGGWAAGMAANLYSRLASRVLLKIAHRPYRSEQDIYALAVEQRWEQWFSANETLRVDVTAIKSPLRSLEFTTLRVKDAICDRLREVSGARPNIDTAMPDVRVFAFLTATDCTLYLDTSGDPLFKRGWRLDKGAAPLRENLAAGILRLTGWTAGTPLYDPMCGSGTFLAEAAQVALNIAPGAERRFGFEKLKQYEAKTWQTLKAAALDAKHAARSSRADLQIFGSDISGDMLDKARANFQRAGLPSIPLKQVDARGMTPPTSAAGILVANPPYGERIEVRGRNARGELREGRGNRDSREDEGFRRVQEEAPDSEFFQLLGDALKQRFTGWHAFILTSDRKLPGQLRLRESTKTPLFNGALECRLFRFDLIAGSVRQRPQSDTPAA, from the coding sequence ATGTCCTTCGATTTCTTCCTCCCTTGCCCGCGCGGCCTTGAAGCCTCGCTCGCGGCTGAACTCGCCGAAATTGCCGCCAGCCACCTGAACGGCGCGCCGTTCACAGCCGGCGCACAAGTGCCGGGCGGTGTGCATTTCCGCGGAGGCTGGGCCGCCGGCATGGCCGCCAACCTGTATTCGCGTCTCGCGAGCCGCGTGCTGCTGAAAATCGCGCATCGTCCGTATCGCAGCGAGCAGGACATCTATGCCCTCGCGGTCGAACAGCGTTGGGAACAATGGTTCTCGGCGAATGAAACGCTGCGCGTCGACGTCACGGCAATCAAATCGCCGCTGCGCAGCCTGGAATTCACGACGCTACGCGTCAAGGACGCCATTTGCGATCGTCTGCGCGAAGTCAGCGGCGCGCGTCCGAACATTGACACGGCCATGCCCGATGTGCGCGTGTTCGCCTTTCTCACCGCCACCGACTGCACGCTGTATCTCGACACCTCAGGCGATCCGCTCTTCAAGCGCGGCTGGCGTCTCGACAAGGGTGCGGCACCGCTGCGTGAGAATCTGGCCGCGGGCATTCTGCGTCTGACCGGCTGGACCGCCGGCACGCCCCTGTACGACCCGATGTGCGGCAGCGGCACGTTCCTCGCCGAAGCCGCGCAGGTGGCGCTGAATATCGCGCCTGGCGCGGAACGCCGCTTCGGCTTCGAGAAGCTCAAGCAATACGAAGCCAAAACCTGGCAAACGCTCAAGGCCGCCGCGCTCGACGCGAAGCACGCCGCGCGTAGTTCGCGCGCCGATCTGCAAATCTTCGGCAGCGATATTTCCGGCGACATGCTCGACAAGGCACGCGCCAACTTCCAACGCGCGGGCTTGCCGTCGATTCCGCTTAAACAGGTCGACGCGCGCGGCATGACGCCGCCGACATCCGCTGCGGGCATTCTCGTCGCCAATCCGCCGTATGGCGAACGGATCGAAGTGCGCGGCCGCAATGCTCGCGGCGAGCTACGAGAAGGGCGTGGCAATCGCGACAGCCGCGAAGACGAGGGTTTTCGCCGCGTTCAGGAAGAAGCGCCGGACAGCGAATTCTTCCAGTTGCTCGGCGATGCGCTCAAGCAGCGTTTCACCGGTTGGCACGCGTTCATCCTGACATCGGATCGCAAGCTACCGGGCCAGTTGCGCCTGCGTGAATCGACCAAGACGCCGCTCTTCAACGGCGCGCTCGAATGCCGTCTGTTCCGTTTCGATCTGATCGCGGGCAGCGTGCGACAGCGGCCGCAGAGCGATACGCCGGCGGCCTGA
- a CDS encoding paraquat-inducible protein A codes for MKYVTAKRAGLLNCHACGRVEPRIRSVTPQHCGRCGSRLHSRNPDSLMRTWALLIAAALLYIPANLLPVMHTSSLLGSEDDTIMSGVVYFWTSGDWPLAVIVFIASIMVPMLKLSVLVLLTVTAQRRSRWRPEQRTTLYRMVERIGRWSMLDVFVVTLTVALVRFKSLAVITAGPGAIAFGCVVILTMMASMQFDPRLIWDNVEGSVNGSTQKPQDLKHD; via the coding sequence ATGAAATACGTCACTGCGAAACGCGCAGGCCTGCTCAATTGCCATGCGTGCGGACGCGTCGAGCCGCGCATCCGCTCCGTCACGCCGCAGCACTGCGGACGGTGCGGCTCGCGCCTGCACTCGCGTAACCCCGACAGCCTGATGCGCACCTGGGCGCTGCTGATCGCCGCGGCGCTCCTGTATATTCCCGCGAATCTGCTGCCGGTGATGCACACCTCATCGCTGCTCGGTTCCGAAGACGACACCATCATGAGCGGCGTCGTCTATTTCTGGACCTCGGGCGACTGGCCGCTGGCGGTGATCGTGTTCATTGCCAGCATCATGGTGCCGATGCTGAAGCTGAGCGTGCTCGTGCTGCTCACCGTCACGGCGCAGCGCCGGTCGCGCTGGCGGCCCGAGCAGCGCACCACGCTTTACCGGATGGTCGAACGGATCGGGCGCTGGTCGATGCTCGACGTGTTCGTCGTCACGTTGACGGTCGCGCTGGTGCGCTTCAAATCGCTTGCCGTCATCACCGCCGGCCCCGGGGCGATCGCCTTCGGCTGCGTGGTGATTCTGACCATGATGGCCTCCATGCAATTCGATCCACGGCTCATCTGGGATAACGTGGAAGGCAGCGTGAACGGCAGTACCCAAAAACCTCAGGATCTCAAACATGACTAG
- a CDS encoding VOC family protein — MSASSKVVAWFEIPSVDFDRAVRFYEAALDVKLNVQEIGGQPIAVFGYEEPATGGAIVHSPSMTPTGDGVLVYLNAQPTVDAALARVEQAGGKTDGPVIKLPQDIGYIAFFTDTEGNRLGLHSRTNG; from the coding sequence ATGTCCGCATCATCCAAAGTTGTTGCATGGTTCGAGATTCCGTCCGTCGATTTCGATCGCGCCGTCCGTTTCTATGAAGCGGCGCTCGACGTCAAACTGAATGTCCAGGAAATCGGCGGACAGCCGATCGCCGTGTTCGGCTACGAGGAACCGGCGACCGGCGGCGCGATCGTCCACAGCCCGTCGATGACGCCCACCGGCGACGGCGTGCTCGTCTATCTGAACGCGCAGCCGACCGTCGACGCCGCCCTCGCGCGCGTCGAGCAAGCCGGCGGCAAGACCGACGGCCCGGTGATCAAACTGCCGCAGGACATTGGCTATATCGCGTTCTTCACCGACACGGAAGGCAACCGCCTCGGCCTGCACTCGCGGACCAACGGCTAA
- a CDS encoding intermembrane transport protein PqiB has protein sequence MTSPQEPTPASDAPRNDSNGPKLPPQLPEPEIEPRSRWLPSLVWVIPLIAALIGIALVIKSVTGRGPTITLSFISAEGLEPGKTKVKYKDVDVGSVKTITLSKDLSHVLVQVQLTKEGEDFAVKDSRFWVVRPRVGASGVSGLTTLLSGAYIGADAGHSPDSEKNFVGLETPPPITGDQKGHQFVLHGDSLGSIDIGSPIFYRRVQVGQVVGFSLDKDGTGVTMQVFVSAPFDQYVGTNSRWWHASGVDLRLDSSGFKLNTQSLATVIVGGLSFQSPPGQGVGAQAPNNMTFRLGSDEADAMREPDGVPLRVVMNFNQSLRGLSVGAPVDFRGIVLGQVTNISIDYDPKTRSFTMPVTMNLYPDRLGKRFRETAPVPGTLAGQTLLQQLVKHGLRGQLRTGNLITSQLYVALDIFPKAPPATVDVASDPLELPTIPNTLDELQLQVADIAKKLDAVPFDQIGNNLNSALKNADQLFTRLDKEVVPQARDTLAAAKQTFGSAEATLQQDSPLQSDVHQALQELTRTLQSLNALSDYLERHPESLLRGKSGDKP, from the coding sequence ATGACTAGCCCGCAAGAACCGACGCCCGCCTCCGATGCGCCGCGCAACGATTCGAACGGACCGAAGCTGCCGCCCCAACTCCCGGAACCTGAAATTGAACCGCGCAGCCGCTGGCTGCCTTCGCTCGTCTGGGTGATTCCGCTGATCGCCGCGCTGATCGGCATCGCGCTCGTGATCAAGTCGGTGACTGGGAGAGGCCCGACCATCACGCTGAGCTTCATCAGCGCCGAAGGCCTCGAACCCGGCAAGACCAAGGTGAAGTACAAAGACGTCGATGTCGGCTCGGTGAAGACCATCACGTTGTCGAAAGATCTGTCTCACGTGCTGGTGCAGGTGCAATTGACCAAGGAAGGCGAAGACTTCGCGGTCAAGGATTCGCGCTTCTGGGTGGTGCGGCCGCGCGTCGGCGCGAGCGGCGTGTCGGGTCTTACCACGCTGCTCTCGGGTGCGTACATCGGTGCGGACGCCGGACACTCGCCGGATAGCGAGAAGAATTTCGTCGGCCTCGAAACGCCGCCGCCCATTACCGGCGACCAGAAGGGCCACCAGTTCGTCCTGCACGGCGATTCGCTCGGCTCGATCGACATCGGCTCGCCGATCTTTTATCGGCGCGTGCAGGTCGGCCAGGTGGTCGGCTTCTCGCTCGACAAGGACGGCACCGGCGTGACCATGCAGGTCTTCGTGTCCGCGCCGTTCGACCAGTACGTCGGCACCAATTCGCGCTGGTGGCATGCGAGCGGCGTCGATCTGCGGCTCGATTCCAGCGGCTTCAAGCTGAATACGCAGTCGCTTGCCACGGTGATCGTAGGCGGCTTGTCGTTCCAGTCGCCGCCGGGTCAGGGCGTGGGCGCGCAGGCGCCGAACAACATGACGTTCCGCCTCGGCTCGGACGAAGCGGATGCGATGCGCGAACCGGACGGCGTGCCGCTGCGCGTGGTGATGAACTTCAACCAGTCGCTGCGTGGGCTGTCGGTCGGCGCGCCGGTCGATTTCCGCGGCATCGTGCTGGGCCAGGTGACCAACATCAGCATCGACTACGATCCGAAAACGCGCAGCTTCACGATGCCGGTGACCATGAACCTGTACCCCGACCGACTCGGCAAGCGCTTCCGCGAGACCGCGCCGGTGCCGGGCACGCTCGCCGGTCAAACGCTGCTGCAACAGCTCGTCAAGCATGGTTTGCGCGGCCAGTTGCGCACCGGCAATCTGATCACGAGCCAGTTGTACGTCGCGCTGGATATCTTCCCGAAGGCGCCACCGGCGACCGTCGACGTGGCGAGCGATCCGCTCGAACTGCCGACGATCCCGAACACGCTCGACGAACTGCAGCTTCAGGTCGCCGACATTGCGAAGAAGCTCGACGCTGTGCCGTTCGACCAGATCGGCAACAACCTGAACAGCGCACTGAAGAACGCCGATCAGCTCTTCACGCGACTCGACAAGGAAGTCGTGCCGCAGGCTCGCGATACCCTCGCGGCGGCAAAGCAAACCTTCGGTTCGGCCGAGGCGACTTTGCAGCAGGACTCGCCGTTGCAGTCGGATGTTCATCAGGCGCTGCAGGAATTGACGCGCACGTTGCAGTCGTTGAATGCGCTGTCGGATTATCTGGAGCGTCACCCCGAATCGCTGTTGCGCGGTAAATCAGGAGATAAACCATGA